A section of the bacterium SCSIO 12696 genome encodes:
- the lexA gene encoding transcriptional repressor LexA, protein MIELTPRQQQILDLIKLHIDDTGYPPTRAEIAEALGFRSANAAQEHLKALERKGMIEIIPGGSRSIRLLVDDTVPDGLPVVGRVAAGSPILAEENVEEYYEVPEQLFHPAASYFLRVQGMSMKDIGIMDGDLLAVHRQETAENGQVVVARVDDEVTVKRLKRTRSKYEIHLLPENQDFEPIVVNLREQDFAIEGLSVGVLRTDM, encoded by the coding sequence ATGATTGAACTGACGCCGCGCCAGCAGCAAATTCTCGACTTGATAAAATTGCACATCGACGATACCGGATACCCCCCTACCCGTGCAGAGATTGCCGAGGCCTTGGGCTTTCGTTCTGCCAACGCCGCTCAAGAGCACCTGAAAGCCCTGGAACGTAAAGGCATGATCGAGATTATTCCCGGTGGCTCTCGCAGTATTCGTTTGCTGGTGGATGACACGGTTCCGGACGGCCTGCCCGTGGTCGGCCGGGTGGCCGCTGGCAGCCCGATTCTGGCGGAAGAAAATGTGGAGGAATATTACGAAGTGCCGGAACAGCTGTTCCACCCCGCCGCGTCCTACTTCCTGCGGGTTCAAGGCATGAGCATGAAAGACATCGGTATTATGGACGGTGACCTGCTGGCAGTGCACCGCCAGGAAACCGCTGAAAATGGCCAAGTGGTGGTGGCAAGAGTCGATGACGAGGTGACCGTCAAGAGACTCAAGCGCACCCGCAGCAAATACGAAATTCACCTGCTACCAGAAAACCAGGACTTTGAACCCATAGTGGTTAATCTGCGAGAGCAGGATTTCGCCATTGAAGGGCTAAGCGTCGGCGTATTAAGAACCGATATGTAA
- the tdh gene encoding L-threonine 3-dehydrogenase, whose protein sequence is MKALSKLKAEPGIWATEVDKPEMGHNDLLIRIRKTAICGTDVHIYNWDKWSQQTIPVPMVVGHEFVGEVVDMGQEVRGFNLGDRVSGEGHITCGHCRNCRAGRRHLCRNTVGVGVDRPGAFAEYLVIPAFNAFKLPDDISDDLAAIFDPFGNAVHTTLSFDLIGEDVLITGAGPIGIMAVAIAKHCGARHVVITDLNEYRLDLARKMGATRAVNVASEKLPQVMQELGMTEGFDIGLEMSGVPVAFNDMLNNMNHGGKIAMLGIPPGEMVIDWNKVIFKGLVIKGIYGREMFETWYKMSTLIQSGLDLSPIITHHYSVDDFQKGFDMMCSGQSGKVILDWQK, encoded by the coding sequence ATGAAAGCATTATCCAAACTCAAAGCTGAACCGGGAATCTGGGCCACCGAGGTCGACAAGCCCGAAATGGGCCACAACGACCTGCTCATCCGCATTCGCAAAACTGCGATTTGTGGCACCGATGTGCACATCTACAACTGGGATAAATGGTCTCAGCAAACCATTCCCGTGCCCATGGTCGTAGGCCATGAATTTGTCGGAGAAGTGGTGGACATGGGCCAGGAAGTGCGCGGTTTTAATCTCGGCGACCGGGTATCCGGCGAAGGTCATATTACCTGTGGCCACTGCCGTAACTGCCGTGCCGGACGACGCCACCTGTGCCGTAACACCGTCGGCGTCGGTGTGGACCGCCCCGGTGCTTTTGCCGAATATCTGGTGATTCCCGCATTCAATGCCTTCAAATTGCCCGACGATATTAGCGACGATTTGGCCGCTATTTTTGACCCATTTGGCAATGCCGTGCACACCACTTTGTCTTTTGACCTGATCGGCGAAGACGTGCTGATTACCGGTGCAGGCCCCATTGGTATTATGGCAGTGGCTATTGCCAAGCACTGCGGTGCTCGCCATGTGGTGATTACCGACTTGAACGAATACCGCCTTGACCTGGCTAGAAAAATGGGCGCAACCCGAGCCGTGAATGTCGCCAGTGAAAAACTGCCTCAAGTGATGCAGGAATTAGGCATGACCGAAGGCTTTGATATCGGCCTGGAAATGTCTGGTGTGCCGGTGGCATTTAACGACATGCTCAACAACATGAACCACGGCGGCAAAATTGCCATGCTCGGCATTCCCCCCGGAGAAATGGTCATCGACTGGAACAAGGTCATTTTCAAGGGCTTGGTGATCAAGGGCATTTACGGACGAGAGATGTTTGAGACCTGGTACAAGATGAGCACCCTGATCCAAAGCGGCCTCGATTTGAGCCCCATTATTACCCACCACTACTCTGTGGATGACTTCCAAAAAGGCTTCGACATGATGTGTTCCGGGCAGTCGGGCAAAGTAATTTTGGACTGGCAAAAATAG
- a CDS encoding asparaginase yields the protein MKINIITTGGTIDKIYFDAKSDYQVGDPVIGELLKRMEVGFEFQVHSVLRKDSLDLTDTDRQLIVDRVKACDSDYVLVTHGTDGMVETGKWLCQQVPEKHILMTGALQPAAFRETDAIFNIGCALGALQAVEPGVYIAMNGQLFNAAKVVKNVAANRFEPANT from the coding sequence ATGAAAATAAACATCATCACCACTGGCGGCACCATCGACAAAATTTACTTCGATGCCAAAAGCGACTACCAAGTCGGCGACCCGGTGATTGGCGAATTGCTAAAGCGCATGGAAGTGGGCTTTGAATTTCAGGTGCATTCGGTATTGCGCAAAGACAGTCTGGACTTAACCGATACAGATCGCCAACTGATTGTCGACCGGGTGAAAGCCTGTGACAGTGATTATGTATTGGTCACCCATGGCACCGACGGCATGGTGGAAACCGGCAAATGGCTTTGTCAGCAAGTGCCGGAGAAACACATACTGATGACCGGCGCCCTGCAACCTGCGGCATTTCGGGAAACCGATGCCATCTTTAATATCGGCTGCGCACTGGGGGCCCTGCAAGCGGTAGAGCCCGGTGTCTACATCGCCATGAACGGCCAGCTGTTCAACGCCGCCAAAGTCGTCAAAAATGTGGCCGCCAATCGCTTTGAACCCGCCAACACCTAA